The following proteins are co-located in the Bathymodiolus thermophilus thioautotrophic gill symbiont genome:
- a CDS encoding DNA cytosine methyltransferase, with amino-acid sequence MLKVKDMPKTNPYKEKLSYHSDCVEESFQMGSLDQFETQDSNYKHGKPNFTFIDLFAGIGGFHLAAANLGGQCVFASEFDDNARKTYEANFLKHNKELFYSGNFAGDITEVNEKDIPDFDFLFAGFPCQPFSQAGFKKGFSETRGTLFFNIVKIIQEKQPNVFFLENVRGLLRHDDDKTFATIKQVITEKLGYSFFYKIIKASDFGLPQHRPRLFMVGFKDKNINFKFPEAQALKTTMSDIWNGHCPKKIGYTLRVGGRGSKIDDRRNWDSYMVDGNIKKLSSNEGKKMQGLPNHFIFPVSETQAMKQLGNSVAVAAIQAVIKQILGYLEPVHKYE; translated from the coding sequence ATGCTAAAAGTAAAGGATATGCCTAAAACTAACCCCTACAAAGAAAAACTATCTTACCATTCTGACTGCGTGGAAGAGTCTTTTCAGATGGGGTCATTAGACCAATTCGAAACACAAGACTCTAATTATAAACACGGCAAACCTAATTTTACTTTTATTGATTTATTCGCAGGTATCGGTGGCTTTCACTTAGCTGCTGCAAATCTAGGTGGGCAATGTGTTTTTGCCAGCGAATTTGACGACAATGCTCGCAAAACTTATGAAGCAAACTTTTTAAAACACAACAAAGAACTGTTTTATTCAGGTAACTTTGCAGGCGATATTACCGAGGTTAATGAAAAAGATATACCTGATTTTGACTTTTTATTTGCAGGTTTTCCGTGTCAGCCTTTTTCTCAAGCTGGATTTAAAAAAGGCTTTAGCGAAACAAGGGGCACGCTATTTTTTAATATTGTAAAAATCATTCAAGAAAAGCAACCTAATGTCTTTTTTTTAGAAAATGTGAGGGGCTTATTGAGGCATGATGACGATAAAACCTTTGCAACTATAAAACAAGTTATTACCGAAAAATTAGGCTATTCATTTTTTTATAAAATTATTAAAGCCTCTGATTTTGGCTTGCCTCAACACAGACCAAGATTATTTATGGTTGGCTTTAAAGATAAAAATATAAACTTTAAATTTCCAGAAGCTCAAGCGTTAAAAACAACAATGTCCGATATTTGGAATGGACATTGTCCGAAAAAAATTGGTTACACGCTTAGAGTAGGTGGTAGAGGGTCGAAAATTGATGATAGAAGAAATTGGGATTCCTATATGGTTGATGGCAATATTAAAAAATTAAGTTCTAATGAAGGAAAAAAAATGCAAGGGTTGCCTAATCACTTTATTTTCCCAGTTTCTGAAACACAAGCCATGAAGCAATTAGGTAACTCTGTTGCTGTAGCAGCAATTCAAGCTGTAATAAAACAAATACTTGGTTATCTGGAGCCTGTGCATAAATATGAATAA
- a CDS encoding HpaII family restriction endonuclease: protein MNNHQKSTFHPLGNFLNLASALLGQGLRKSPSGQKLNFANHPYLCKGLYLYENTKFESAGSSRHNYGKIYQQEGEMYFNLNLQIRFIK from the coding sequence ATGAATAATCATCAAAAATCTACTTTTCACCCACTTGGCAATTTTTTAAACCTAGCCTCAGCTCTGCTAGGACAAGGTTTAAGAAAATCACCAAGTGGGCAAAAATTGAATTTTGCTAATCATCCATATTTATGCAAAGGTCTCTATTTATATGAAAATACAAAATTTGAAAGTGCGGGCAGTTCAAGGCATAATTATGGGAAAATTTACCAACAAGAGGGTGAAATGTATTTTAATTTAAACCTACAAATTAGATTTATAAAATAA
- the sucC gene encoding ADP-forming succinate--CoA ligase subunit beta gives MHIHEYQAKTLFNQFDIQTPKGVLISTVEQSSEACSELGGSVWVVKAQVHAGGRGKGGGVILCRSMAEVESASEKLLGLQLVTPQTDAKGLPVSQLLIEAGQNIERELYLGLLIDRQTQKITVLASVEGGMDIEKVASETPDKIIKFGVDPLGSLSVQDCTLVAEKLGLNADLTQQFNTTLLGLYEIFTQKDVSLIEINPLIVTTENQLLALDGKIDFDDNALYRHEDIAKLRDISQEDKKEQLASEHQLNYISLNGTIGCMVNGAGLAMATMDLIEHFGGSPANFLDVGGGTTANRVAKAFELIQTEANVKGILVNIFGGIVRCDLIAQGILQAIETVGLTLPIVVRLEGTNAPEGLNLLDKSEFNIHVESDLTKAAIKIVTLTKETSE, from the coding sequence ATGCACATACACGAATACCAAGCAAAAACATTATTTAACCAATTTGACATTCAAACGCCTAAAGGGGTTTTGATTTCAACTGTAGAACAATCAAGCGAAGCTTGCTCAGAATTAGGGGGGAGCGTTTGGGTGGTAAAAGCCCAGGTTCATGCAGGTGGACGAGGCAAAGGGGGTGGGGTAATTTTATGTCGCTCAATGGCAGAGGTTGAAAGTGCGTCGGAAAAATTATTAGGTCTGCAGTTGGTTACACCACAGACTGATGCTAAAGGCCTGCCAGTTAGCCAGTTGCTGATTGAGGCAGGGCAAAATATTGAGCGGGAATTGTATTTGGGACTGTTGATTGATAGGCAGACGCAAAAAATTACTGTTTTAGCCTCTGTTGAAGGGGGAATGGACATTGAAAAAGTTGCCAGTGAAACGCCTGATAAAATCATTAAATTTGGCGTTGACCCATTGGGCAGTTTGTCTGTGCAAGATTGTACTTTGGTGGCGGAAAAATTAGGACTTAATGCTGATTTAACTCAGCAATTTAACACAACACTCTTGGGTTTGTATGAAATTTTTACCCAAAAAGATGTGAGTTTAATTGAAATCAACCCCCTTATTGTTACGACAGAAAATCAATTATTGGCATTGGATGGCAAAATTGATTTTGATGATAACGCCTTATATCGCCATGAGGATATTGCTAAGTTGCGCGATATTTCTCAAGAAGATAAAAAAGAACAACTTGCCAGCGAACACCAGCTTAACTATATTTCACTTAACGGCACCATCGGCTGTATGGTGAATGGCGCAGGGTTGGCGATGGCAACAATGGATTTAATCGAGCATTTTGGTGGCTCACCTGCTAATTTCTTAGATGTGGGTGGTGGCACAACGGCCAATCGTGTGGCAAAGGCTTTTGAACTGATCCAAACTGAGGCGAATGTTAAAGGTATTTTGGTGAATATTTTTGGTGGCATCGTGCGATGTGATTTAATCGCACAAGGGATATTGCAAGCGATTGAAACAGTCGGCTTAACTCTGCCAATCGTGGTGCGATTAGAAGGCACCAATGCCCCAGAAGGTTTAAATTTACTTGATAAATCTGAGTTTAATATCCATGTAGAGTCCGATTTAACCAAAGCCGCCATCAAGATTGTGACATTAACCAAGGAGACCTCCGAATGA
- the sucD gene encoding succinate--CoA ligase subunit alpha gives MSVLIDKNTRVITQGFTGKQGTFHSEQSIAYGTQFVGGVTPNKGGQTHLNLPVFNTVAEAMSATGANASMIYVPPQFAYASILEAIEAQMPVITCITEGIPVQDMLKIKAILKTSDSILIGPNCPGVITPDECKLGIMPGNIHQAGSVGVISRSGTLTYEAVHQTTLAGLGQSTCIGIGGDPIQGMNFIDCLALFEADPQTQSIIMVGEIGGSAEEEAAEYIQSHISKPVVSYIAGLSAPKGKRMGHAGAVISAGSGKAIDKINALKKVGVAIAPTPATMGETLLNILK, from the coding sequence ATGAGCGTTCTAATTGACAAAAATACACGAGTAATCACGCAAGGCTTTACTGGTAAACAAGGCACCTTCCACTCCGAACAATCCATTGCCTATGGCACGCAATTCGTCGGTGGCGTCACCCCAAACAAAGGCGGGCAAACACATTTAAACCTGCCTGTTTTTAACACGGTAGCAGAAGCCATGAGCGCAACAGGTGCCAATGCCAGCATGATTTATGTACCGCCTCAATTTGCCTACGCTTCAATACTTGAGGCCATCGAAGCACAAATGCCTGTAATTACTTGCATCACCGAAGGCATTCCCGTGCAAGATATGCTTAAAATCAAAGCCATTCTAAAAACTTCCGATTCCATTCTAATCGGCCCTAATTGCCCCGGCGTAATAACACCCGATGAATGCAAACTGGGCATTATGCCTGGTAATATCCACCAAGCTGGCAGTGTTGGCGTTATCTCTCGCTCAGGCACACTGACTTATGAAGCAGTACACCAAACCACACTAGCGGGTTTAGGGCAAAGCACCTGTATTGGCATTGGCGGCGACCCTATTCAAGGGATGAATTTCATCGATTGCCTCGCCTTATTTGAAGCAGACCCACAAACCCAATCCATCATCATGGTAGGTGAAATCGGCGGTTCAGCCGAAGAAGAAGCGGCGGAATACATCCAATCCCACATCTCCAAACCCGTCGTCTCCTACATTGCAGGACTCAGCGCACCCAAAGGCAAACGCATGGGTCATGCAGGCGCAGTAATCAGCGCAGGCAGTGGCAAAGCCATCGATAAAATCAATGCCCTAAAAAAAGTTGGCGTTGCCATCGCACCAACGCCTGCAACCATGGGCGAAACTTTGTTGAATATTTTAAAATGA
- a CDS encoding IS5 family transposase, with the protein MRVKTTQEQTFADSFINIPNSQLDIINKVIDWEVIAKDLSHIKVDYSAVSLFKALLIGTWHNLSDEKLADSLSRDLVFINFCNFSLSGNKPDATTIGRFRTKLIKQNLFDRLLSSINLMLENNQLKLSNGKHVAMDATLIQSARRTKKIITTHKTGEVYEIDSNPIQYSDDKDARWTFKAGKYTYGYSSVVTTDANGLINKATTHPANDSEMTHFEENVKQAGNQKGVRVLYDKGAASQANSEALKAQKLRDGIMRKKPKGKQMSHWNKLRNKAISKRRFVVERTFGTLKRTYGLARSRYIGLEKVASEVNLKAIAYNLVRAANVYINKGLNTT; encoded by the coding sequence ATGCGAGTTAAAACCACTCAAGAACAAACCTTTGCTGATAGTTTTATCAACATACCAAACTCCCAACTAGACATCATTAACAAAGTTATCGATTGGGAAGTTATAGCCAAAGATCTGTCTCATATTAAAGTTGACTATTCTGCTGTTAGTCTGTTTAAAGCGCTATTAATAGGCACATGGCACAATCTCTCTGATGAGAAGTTGGCTGATAGTCTTAGTAGAGATTTAGTCTTTATTAACTTTTGCAACTTTAGCCTAAGTGGCAACAAACCTGATGCTACAACCATTGGCAGATTTAGAACCAAACTAATCAAACAAAATCTATTTGATAGACTTTTGAGTAGCATCAATCTTATGCTTGAGAATAATCAACTCAAACTCTCTAATGGCAAACATGTTGCCATGGATGCAACCTTAATTCAAAGTGCTAGACGCACTAAGAAGATTATTACAACACACAAAACTGGTGAGGTTTATGAGATTGATAGTAACCCAATTCAATATTCAGATGATAAAGATGCAAGATGGACATTTAAGGCGGGAAAATACACTTATGGATATTCATCAGTAGTAACAACTGATGCCAATGGATTAATTAACAAAGCCACTACGCACCCTGCTAATGATAGTGAAATGACTCATTTTGAAGAAAATGTTAAACAGGCAGGCAATCAAAAAGGCGTAAGAGTTTTATACGACAAAGGAGCAGCCTCTCAAGCTAATAGTGAAGCACTTAAAGCACAAAAGTTAAGAGATGGTATTATGCGCAAAAAACCCAAAGGCAAGCAAATGAGTCATTGGAATAAATTACGCAATAAAGCAATCAGCAAAAGAAGGTTTGTGGTTGAACGCACCTTTGGTACGCTCAAACGCACTTATGGTTTGGCAAGAAGTCGTTATATTGGTTTAGAGAAAGTTGCCAGCGAAGTTAATCTTAAAGCTATTGCTTATAATCTAGTTAGAGCGGCGAATGTTTATATTAACAAGGGATTAAATACAACCTAG